TCTCCAGCTTTTTCAACAATGGCTCTTTAACCAATTGTTCGAGTTCGCTGTTGTTATCCACAATGAGGATGTTCTTTCTTAGCTTCATTTCTTTCTTCTGTATAAAAACCATAAACTCGTATCGGTTTAAAGAGACGCCTTCTTAAGATTATCTTAAGCGGCGGTAATCTATTCGGCGTCTTTGAGGAAGGCTTGAATTATATTTTTTGTCTAAAAGTTCGACGAAATTTTCCAACTTTTTTGAAATAAAATGTCTAATTTCCTACAGTTAAGTCTAGTCTTGTTTGCGCCGATAGGCTCTCTAAGGAGTACGAGAACATGGCAAAACAGTATTATCTATCTAACAACGGGACTCATATTGGTCCGTACACGCATGAGACGATCTTAAAAAAGATTGAGGCTCAAGAGAACCAATGGACTGACTATGTTTACGATGAAACCGTCGGAGAATGGTTGATGTTGTTGGAGCACCCTGAGTTCGCAGCAAAGCTGGCGCAAAAGCCTTCGGCTCGTCCAGGTAAAATGGCGGCTCCCGTTCCTTCGAAACAAACTTTGAAGGATAAAGAGTGGTTCATCCTGAAGGAAGGAAACAACTACGGTCCTTTCTGCCAATTAGAAATCATTCAGATGCTCCAAGAAAAAGCGTTGTTCGAATACGATTACATTTGGCACGCGAAACTGCCGGCCTGGAAACGTGTGGCTGAGCTTGAAGAGTTCTCCTCCGATAAAATTCGCAGTATGCGTGACTCTAAAGACGCCGACGTTGCGGAAATCTTTTTCCGTCGCCGTCACGCGCGTGCTTCTTACGGAGCCTCTTTGATTGTTCATAACAACAAAACTGTCTTCCGTGGCCAGGCGCTGGAAATCAGCGCAGGTGGTGCGGGTGTTTTGATCGACACGCCGAATTTGCAACCAGGTCAATCCCTGTTCTTGCATTTTCAACCGGGCGATGGCGTTCCTCCTTTCAACGCTGTTTGCCAGATCGTTAGCAAACAGTTTGTGAAAGACGCTAAGACTGACACAGAGCCTGTGAAGTACGGTGTGAAATTCACGACGCTCAGTCAATCTGTGCGCGAATCAATTAAGAACTTTACAACTAAAGCGGCATAATTCTGCCGCTTCCTGGACGTGAAAGAGGAACTATGAAAAAGGATTTTTCAGCAGTGTTTGTGGCCGTGATTGCATCAACTCTCATGGCCTGCTCCGGCGGCGTTTCGTTCGATCTCCCAGCGACCTCAGATAACTTCGGACAAAATATAACCTACAATAATAAAGTCGACATTCTCTGGATCGTCGACAACTCGTCTTCGATGTTGAAGCATCAACAAAATCTTTCAGCCCAGGTTCCTGACCTTGTCACGAAACTCAATTCACTAAAGATGGACTATCACATGGCCGTGGTGACAACGAGTATGGGGGGAACAACACCTGACGGAGGTAAGTTCATCGGAAGTCCTAAATACGTGACGGCTTCCACTCCCGATCTTGTGAACAGTCTTAAAAATCGCATGATCGTCGGCGAGGCGGGAAGTAATAACGAACGTGGTCTGGAGTCGATGCAAAACGCTCTATCCAATAGTTATCTTTCTAACGAAGGCCGCGGTTTTTTCCGCGAAGACGCTTTGCTCGTTGTGATCGCCTTATCTGACGAGAATGACAAAAGTGTCGTTTCAAATCCCGTAAGTCATTACGTTAATTTTTTGGATGGATTAAAAACTCCTTGGGTGGATGGCACGCGTTCGTGGGTCTTTAACTTTATTGGCGTTCTGCCTACGAGTACGAACTGCCGAACATATAACGATTATGCGGAAGCCGGTTTGACCTTCATTGATATCGTAAAAGAATCAGGCGGCGTGCAAGAGTCTATTTGCAGCTCCAATCTTTCTTCGGCAGTGACGAACATCCGTTCGCGTATTTATCAGATTCTTACTGACTTTAAGCTTTCGAAAATTCCAGTGATTGAGTCCATCTCTGTCACCATCAACGGTCAGGTTGTCCCGCGCAGTTCGATCAACGGTTGGGACTATATTGAAGCGCGTAACGTGATTCGCTTCTATGGATCGGCTGTTCCTGCTGCCGATGCGTCTATCAAAGTAGACTTCAAACCAAAAGAAGCGAACTAAAGCAGAGTGCAGGCTCCTTGGAGTTCTTTTCCAACGGGAGCCGCCGGGTTCACCAGCTTGCTTTTATAATCTTCAAAGACCGTCAAATGGACTTCGTTTGACGGATCATCCTTTGAAAGAATGAGGCGAAGAAGTTCTCCTGCGGCGGGGACTTCGATTGTGACAGGCATCTGTCGGGCTGGAGAAAAGAACAAAGACACTGTCGCATATTCTCCAGGTCGTCCTGTTTCATCCAATGTCATCGCGACGGATCCCATCGGACTTCCCATAAAGCCGTATTCGCACTTCAGTTGCTGAGCTTGAGCCAATCCAGGGAAAACCACGAGGAATAAAGAAAAAATGTTCTTCATAAGAAAAGCATCAATGAAACTGTCTTAGTTTGGCAAATTAAATTTGCAAGACACCGTTTAATGTAAAGAAGGTGGCTCTCTGTAATCTTCTTTTTTCTCGCTGCGATTTAAATCGCCATGTCGGTCGCCATTTCGCGTGTAGTGACGATACTCCACCTCTTCGTGGGATTCCGGTAAAAGAGAGTTAACGGTACTGACAAGATCTTGCCCCATTTTTCTCATCGCGGAACCTAAGCCGATAAGTGTAGCGCCGCCTAAAATAAGATCCACTCCGACAAACGTTCCGATGGTCCAAAGAGCTGAAGCCGGGAAGGTGTACAGAATCATCGCCGCCAGCAAAATAGAAATCGCGCCGTTGAGCGCGTAATATCCCCAGCCTGATGAACGTTCCACGAACGCACCAATAACTTTGGCGCAGCCACTTGCGAGCAAAAGAAAGCCGATCATCAATGTCAGCCCCATGGTGTTGGCAACAGGATTGACGAAGATAAGAACGGAACAGGCCAGAGCCAAGCAGCCCAATGCTACATGGGGCCAGAGCTGACCTGTCTTGCGCCCTTGAATGCCATAAACTATTTGGGCGATGCCGGCGACAAACAACACAGCTCCCAAAGTCATGACTGAAGCCAAGGTGGAAGCGGATGCAAAAATCAATGCACCAATTCCCAAAAGAACATAGAGGATTCCCAGCGTGATGAGCTGTGTGGATTTTTTCTTCATAAAAACCTCCTCATACCTTAAGCATGAGGGGTGTTCGGCAAAATCTCTAGGAAGACGAAATAAAAATGACAATCTACATTTTTAAGGATGCGACTTAAGAAGGGTCCCCGGGCTCAGTGCCTGCGGGACCATTGGCGGATTCATCAATCACATTGGTCTTCACGCCGACAGAGGCGAACTGATAATAAAGACCTTCTGCCTTCATTAACTCCGCATGCGAGCCGATCTCAGCAATTTCACCCTGATTCAAAACAACGATGCGATCGCATTGTTCAATCGTCGACAGGCGGTGAGCGATGATGATGCTCGTGCGGCCTTTCGTGATTTCCTTGGTCGCTTCTTGGATGATGTGCTCACTTTCCGAGTCAATGTTCGCTGTGGCTTCATCCAAAATTAAAATATCGGGGTTGAAGGCAAGAATACGGGCAAAGGCAATCAATTGGCGTTCACCGACGGACAGATTGGCGCCGCGCTCATCCACGGCACTTGAAAGATCCCGGCCTGTGCGAGTTAAAAGCCCCATGTAGCCGGTTTTCTCGCAGGCACGCTGTATTTGTTCTTCGCTGATGCGTGGGTCTCCCAAACCGATATTCTCGCGAACGGTTCCGCGGAAAATAAAATTGTCCTGCTGAACAACGCCGACATGATGGCGGATCTCTTCACGAGGAATACGCTCCAGCGCAATGCCATCGACAAAGATGGATTTTTCAGGGGCATCGTAAAAACGCTGCAATAACGAAATGAACGTGGATTTGCCGCTGCCTGTGCGGCCGACCAATGCGATAGATTCACCGGGTTTGATGTGCAGGGAAATACCTTTCAGCACCATCGGCAAATTGGCTTCGTATTGGAAATTCAAATTGCGAATGTCGAGCTCACCGCGAATCATGCCTGGTGAATGCAGATTTTCCAGTTCATATTCTTCCGGCTCATCCATCAGCGTGAAAATACGCTCGGCACTGGTCAATGAGTTTTGGAATTGTTGGTATTTTTCCAGGATCTCACGTAACGGCGGGATGAAGTCTTGAATGTTCATCAAAAACGCGACCAAGGCGCCGATGGCGATAGAGCCTTCAGCACTTAACAGACCGCCATAATAAAGAGCTGCGGTGATTGTTGTCGCGTTGAAAAGATTCATAATCGGTTGCATCAGCGCATAAGCCCGGATCGAACGCATATTCGTTTCGCGGTAATCGTTTGAAAGCACCGAAAACGTATCGCGATTGCGAGTCACGCGGTTGTAGAGCTGAACGACTTTAATGCCGTTAAGATTCTCCGCCAAAAAAGCGTTGATCAGCGACAGTTTCTTTTTCTGTTCGCGCAAGATGTCGCGGATGCGATTGCTTAAATAAAACGACGCCCAAATGAATAGCGGCGCTAAAAGCAACGACACCAGTGTCAGCTTCCATGAAATCACCGCTAATGCGATAACGACCGAGATAATGATCACAGTATGAGTAAAGACCGCGATCACGCCATCGGTGAAAAGCTCGCCCAAGGACATCACGTCATTGGTCAGACGGGTCACAATACGCCCAGTGGGTGTCTTATTGAAAAACTGCAGGGGCAGTCTTTGCACGTGACCCATCAAATCTTCACGCAAATGAAACAGCATGCGATTGCCAAAAAGCTGGAACAGATAGACGTTGGCAAATGAAAAACAAGAACGGAAAATTTCCAGGATCAAGTAAGCATAAGCCACTTGCGTGAAAACGCTATAGTCTTTGCCTTTGATGCCGTGATCGATCGCATAACCGATAAGCGCGGGTATCAAACGTGCGACAATGGCGCCGCCGGCAACGGCAAAAATCGCCGAGAAAAGCAGAACCTTTTCTTTGCGGGCATAAGGCCATAATCTTTTAAAAAGGCCGGGGTAAGTGATTTTGGTTTTAACCAAATCCTCATGCATGAAATTCTCACTCATGGGAGTCTCCTTGGCCTTGGATTTGAACAATTTTTTGGAAGGTCGGACTGCTCTTCAGAACGTCTTCGAAAGCTCCCAATGCTTCCACTTGTCCGTCTTTAAGAATCAGCAATTTGTTCACGGCCTTTAACGAAGACAGACGGTGCGCCACAATAATACGAGTCATCGTGGAGCGGCTTTTTGCAAGTTCCTCTTCGATGGCTTTTTCTGTGCGCGTGTCGACAGCACTTAAAGAATCGTCTAAAACTAAAACGGGCGTCTTCATAATAAGGCCGCGCGCAATCGTCAGACGCTGTTTTTGTCCGCCCGAAAGATTGACGCCTCTTTCGCCAAGTTGTGAATCGTACTTGTGCGGTAAAGAGTCGATTTCTTTGCTAAGATCCACGATTTCTGTCATGCGCAGGATCTCTTCTTCCGAAGCTCTCTCTTTCAGACCGAAGCTGACGTTGTCGGAAATGGTTTCGCTAAATAAGAACGCCTCTTGCGGAACAAGCAGGAATGTGCGGCGTAGTGAATCCTGAGTGATTTGTTCGATCGGAATGCCATTGATAAGAATTTCGCCTTCTTCCAAAGGATACATCCGCGAAAGCAAGTGCAATAACGTCGTTTTGCCTGCGCCCACCGGCCCCATGATACCGAGGCTTTCGCCGGCCTTCAGAGTGAAGGACACGTTTTTAAGAACGTAGACAGAACCGCGGTTGTGTCGGTAAGAAACATTTTTGAACTCAAGACTTTCGAAAGTCTTAAGCACGTGCGTTCCATTGTCGGGAATGTCGGTTTCCGTTTTCAGAACTTCTTTGATGCGATCAAAGGATGCGTAACCTTTTTGGAAATAAGAAAAGCCCATTCCCAACGCCGTCATCGGCCACACCATTTTTTGAATATAGCGGTGAAAAGCAACGAAAGTACCGATAGAAACTACACCAGAATAAATATCATCCTTAGCGACAAAAAGCAGGATCACGCTTCCGGAGGTCACGCCGAACTCCATGACCGGAATAAAGAAAGCATCAACGCGTGCGACTTTGTTGCAGGCCTTTTCAAATGCGGAGCTGACCGAGTTAAAAAGTTTTGTGCGATTGTCTTCCTGCGCGAAACTTTTTATCACGCGAATGCCGCCGACGGTTTCTTGCGCAACGCCGGTCAGTTCGGAAAAACGATCCTGTTGCGCTTTATAATTGGTGTGAATCAAACGCATCACTCGCCAAATTAAAAGAGGCACAAGAGGCAGAAAGACCAACGTTTTCCAAGTCCATTCCCAATTCATGCTAATCATGATCGGAAGGACCACGGCGATAATGATCACGCCGTCAGCGAGGATCAAAAGACCGGGCCCGATAGCCTGACGGAACGACTGCACGTCGTTGGTCACCAAGCTCATCAATTCACCTACTTGATTCTTGTGAAAGAAGTTCGGACCTAAGGAAGTCATGTGGCGGAAAATTTTTTGGCGGATGTGTTCCGCCGCATGCGTGTGAAACTTCCCGAAATTCGTGCGCCAGCTATAGCGGCTGATCGCAAGACCCGCCATGACGGCAAAAAAGATCAAACAAGTTTTTCCGATGGCGTTCAGCGGAACTTGAGACTCGATTTGATCAATCGCCGTTTTCATGATCAACGGATAAATGCCGTCAAGCACGTTTGTGATGATCAGAAAAATCATCCCCAAACTGAAAGCTCGGGGATTGTTTTTAATGTAAAACCAAAGAGGACGATTGAATAAGGTCGGGTTTTCAGAGGAGCTTTGCATTCACCAGGAACTCTATTTAATCCTTACCGAGTCGGCAAGAACTTTGGGTCCAAAGACCGTATTGCTCCTGGCGTCGTTCAAAGGCTCTTTGTTCCCAGCCATAGAAAAAAGGTCTCTTTTGTAAAAAACGATCTACAAGAAACTTAAAGATGTTCATACAGCCTCCTCATTCCTAAATATAGATTCGGCTGTTTGGTCCTATCATTCAATACCCTTGATCTAAGTACTATTATGCAATACCCTGGTTTTGGGAGTTGATATGTCACAGATTGACCAATTTTTAAGTTCATTAAAACGCGCTTTAAAGACGAAGAATATTCTCTACAAGGATCTAGCGAAGGCTTTGAATCTGAGTGAATCTAGCGTAAAGAGAATCCTCTCGAATAAAAGTCTCAGCTTGGAACGCTTGGAGGAGATCTGTCGTGTCGCGGATCTCAGCTTTTCCGAAGTCGTGAAATCGGCAAATCTCGACGAAGCCAATCAAGTGATGCTTCTCTCGGACGAGCAAGAAAAAGCGTTGGCTGAAAACGCGCGTCTTTTGCATTACTTCATGATGTTGCATGAAGGAAAAACGCCGCAAAAAATTGAGCGCGAGTATCAAATCCCCAGTGCAGAATCAAAAAAATATCTATTTCAACTGGATCGACTGAATTTGATCGAACTTCATCCGCGGGATAAAGTGAAACTGAAACGCCAAGGTTTTCTGCGTTTTCGCCGGGACGGACCTGTCGGGAAAGCTCTTTTCGAGCAAACAAAAAGCAACTACCTAAACTACGACTTCCGCACCGAGGATTATATTCGTTTTGCCCTGATAAAAATCAGTCCGTCGACTTTGGCGAAATACAAAGCGAAATTGGATCGTCTGCTTATGGAGATGCAGGAAGAGGCCAAATTTGAAGGGGAGCACAACGTTCCTGTCGGCGATACCGGGATTCTTTTGTCATTCCGGCCTTGGCAGTACTCTTATATGGGCGCGATCAAAAAGAAAGATTAGTTCTCTGTCGAGATTTTTGACAGGCCCGCATTTTTTTCATGTTCCTGGAGGTTTCGGTCGGGAACCTTCAGGGGTTTATGCTATAAAAAGATATGTTTTTAAAGCGCGTGCTTCGTCTCGTACCGATGATTCTGCTCTCTGTTTTTTTCGTAGAAACAGTTCAGGCGCGCGCTTGTCTGACCGATCACATCCGTGACGCTTTGAAAATTAACAAAGAGCGCGCGCCTCACTATGCGCGTCTTTCACAAGGGCGCAGTGCCGAGATTTCAAAACGTCTCATCAGCATGGAAAGAAAATTGTCGTTTATCGTGCCATTTGCAGATGCATGGGCGATTCCGTATCACATGGCCGGAGTCAATATTCTTTGCGATGACTTTATCGACATGGCTTATACGCCGAAATTTCGCTCGCAAAATCCTGAGGGCGCTGATTCTATTTTAAACTTTCGTCGTCCTAACGTGGAAACTATCAAAGCGCGTCTTTTTGAATTGTATAAAGCCAAAGACTATCAGGGGCTGGCTTACTACGCCGATCACAAAATTCATGAACTTGAAAGCGTGCCTCGCTACAACTGCATGGTCCGTCACGTGCTTGAATCCATTCGCAGAATGGCGGCACTGGCGCCTCTTCACGATCAAAAGGCGCGGCACTCCTTGGGAGTTTCCTCCTTGTTCCTATCGCGAACAGTATTAAGATCACACATTCTTCTTTTGGATGAATCCACTTTGATCGATACGCTAGCGGCTCCTTTGCAATCCGAAGGTTTGCCAATCGTCTGTCAGGATGTTCCCGCCATTCCTTGGCCATGACCTTTCGTAAACTTAATTTGCTGATGTTCCGTGGTCGTACAAGAGTGTTTGCATGGCGACGCTTACACGAACTCTTTTGCAAATTTCTTTTTTCATAATCTTTATTGCCAATTCCATTGCCCATGCGGAGTCGCTGTTTCAGCGTCAGCTTCCCGACGGGCGCCTCGTTTTCGATGCGATTCTTGAACAAGGAATTCCGCGGCCCGCGCTCGATTTGATTTTTCGCATGTATGACTACAATGAAGGTTTAATTCCGAACACCACGCATACGGTGTTGGTCGATTACTCTTTGCCCTCGACAAGCAAACGCCTTTTTTTGATCAATCTAGAGACGGCCCTAGTGGAAAGTTTTTATGTCGCGCACGGGATTCGTTCGGGCGTCGTCGAGTCGCGCAGCTTTTCCAACATGACGGACTCGTGGAAAAGCTCGTTGGGATTTTTCTTTGCAAAAGGCACTTATAACAGTCAGAAAAATGGCTTGTCTCTTTATCTGGAGGGAATTGATCGCTCGAATGACAACGCCAAAAATCGCGCGATCGTTTTGCACGGAGCAAAGTATGTCAGTGAAGAGTTCATCCGCAATAACGGAAGACTAGGGTGGAGTGAAGGGTGTTTTGCCGTCGGTCTAGAGCACGTTAACACTCTTGTGAATCTGCTCCAGAATGGCAGTATTCTTTTTTCTTATCACAAAGATCTCATAGGACTTTCCCGCCGCTATCCATCCGATCAAAGTCTTTATGGCCAGGAAATTCTCCCGCCCGGAGTCAACACCCGACGAACGCCGGGAGAGGGCGGAGGATTCGTTGGCAATGGAGTTCAGGAACCGTTTTAATCTGAAACGGAAAAATATATTCTCCTCGCAATCTTTCGAGACTGCTTCAGGTCATTAAGTAAATACCGATGAACTCCCCGTGCGTTATACATCCTCGGAGGAATTGATCGTATGTGGAATAAGGTCTGGAAAGCACGCAGCTATCGCTATAAAATTCTCGCACTTTTGATTGGCGCCATTCTTCCATTATGGGCCATCGTTTTATTTTACGTTCTGCCGCTGGTTCGCGATTCCATGTATGAAGATCGCAAAACAGCTGTGCGTAATACCGTGGATGTCGCAACGACTGTTCTGCAACACTACTATAACCTTTATGAAACAAAGGTCTTAAGCGAAGACGAAGCCAAAAAACAGGCGCTGGTCGCAGTGTCGCAGCTTCGTTATCAAGGCAATGAATATTTTTGGATCAATGACCTTCATCCAACCATGATGATGCATCCGATGAAGCCGGAGCTTAACGGTAAAGATCTTTCCGGAATGAAGGACCCGAATGGTGTGGCTCTTTTCGTTGAATTTGTGAAGGTCGGTGAAACTCCCGCAGCGGAAGGTTTTGTTTCTTATATGTGGCCGAAGCCGGGCTCGCCTCATCCGGAGCCAAAAATCAGTTTCGTAAGACAGTTCAAACAATGGAAGTGGATTCTTGGCAGCGGTGTTTATGTGGATGATGTAGAAAAAGCGATTGCCGCGTTCCGTATGAAAGTACTTATTAGTTTTTCATTGGCATTTTTAGCGGCGTTTGCCTTGTTTTACGTTTTTGCAGGTAAATTGATGAGCTTCTTGGCGCGCACAGTGACAGATACGAATGAAGCCAGCAAACAAGTTTTGGAAGCTTCGAGCATGCTTTCCAGCGCAGGACAAAACGTCGCACAGGGGGCGGTCGAGTCCGCTGCACGCATTGAAGAAACTTTGAAAGCCGTGAAAGATCTGAACGAGATCGTGCGCGCGAATCAAGAGCGCGCCAGTTCCGCATCGGATCTTGCAAAGAACTCGGAGTTGGGCGCTTCGCAGGGAGCGGAAGAAGTAAAACGTCTTATCGAATCTATTGGAGTCATGGCAAAAATCTCGAGGGAGATTACGTCCGCCATGGATATTATCGACGATATCGCTTTTCAAACGAATCTTTTGGCTCTGAACGCGGCCGTGGAAGCGGCCCGCGCCGGCGAACAAGGAAAAGGTTTTGCCGTTGTTGCCGAAGCTGTGCGCAATCTTGCTTTAAAATCTGCGCAAGCGGCGAAAGAAGTGAAGACTGTTATTTCGAGCAGCGTTGAACAAACGCGGGTGTCTTTAGAGTTGGCGGAAAGAAGCGACAAGGTTCTTGATGGTATCGTAACGTCTGTTCAGAAGGTCAACGTCCTTAATCACGAAATCGCGCAGACTTCCATGCATCAGTCCGAGGGTATCAATGCTATTCAAGAAGCGATGGGATCTTTAGAAAGACAAACCCAGGCGTTTTCAGCAGCGGCTGAAGAAACCGCCGCGACGTCGGAAGAAATGTCGGCGCAGGCGACCACGCTTCAACACATGGTTCACAATATGGCGACGGAAGTGATCGGTAAAGCGGCCTAAAGGCCGCTATGATTTTCCAGGGTCGTAACGTCCTCGATAATTCCGGCACCGATCATCATCTGATAAAACTGTGAAATCTGTTCTGGCGCGAGCGAAGTGGTATGCTCTGCCAGCGCCGAGCCGATGGAGGCTCCGTCTTTCATGGCGTTGATCACTTGCGCCTCGATCTTATCCATGCGCTGAACATAGATGCGGTTGTTTTTTTTATAAATCATCAAACTTTCGGGGCGATCCCAGTTGATGCCTTCGAATTCATAAGCGGGCTCTTTACGACGGGTCCAAATATCGTAAATCGCGTAAGGACTTTCAAAGATCTCCATGGCTTCAATAAAATGCACTTTGAAATCGTCCGAGCGAATCAGCTCTTCGGCTTGCTCCGTTGAAAGAGGATCGGGCGTCGGCGTATTGATGAGGCTTTTAAACGTCCACTCAAAGCGAGCCAAGTCATAAATAAACGGAATCACTTTGGTGGCGCTCAGTGTGCGCAAAAAATCGGGAAAGGCTTCGCCATACTCGGAAAGATCGTAAGAGACCGAGGGTTGGGATTCGATAAATCGCCGCGCCATTTTACTGAACAGAGCTTCGCCTAAAACCCACCACACGCCCTCGTAAGTTTTTTTCAGCGTGTCCGTGAGACGCTTGATATAGCCTTGATGATAAATTTCAAAAGCTTGCTCCAAGGACAGTTTTCCTGCGGGTTTGAGCTCGGCAAGCATCTTGGGATCTACCTGCATGGAAACAAGACTTTTTTTAAACAGGTTCTGCGTTTCGTTCAGAGTCATAGGAGTTCTCCAATATGTAGACCGCTTTCATTACTTCGGTTTCAAGCTCGCGGAAATCGGGGATGTCTTCGTCGCGCTCGATGAGCACCGGCAAGTGGCGAATCCGCGGCGCTATGAGTTTAAAGAAATCCCAGACCTTGTCGGGAATTTCGGTAGAGTGCGTATCGAAAAGATAACCGCCGTAATCAGTCGGTCCTGCCAGATGAATCTGCGCGACCCGGTCCATAGGAATATGATTCAAATAATATTGCGGATCGAAACCATGGTTGTACGAGTTCACATAGACGTTGTTAATATCAAGAAGCAGACCGCAGCCGGAGCGTTTGCTGACTTCGCTGACAAAATCCCATTCGTCCATTTCGTTTTTGCGATAACTGATATAAGTCGAAACGTTTTCAAGAATAAGCGGGCGTCGTAAAAAGTTTTGGACGAAATCAATATTGCTCACCAAAGTCTCGACACTGTCCTCGGTGAAAGGCAACGGCAGAAGATCGTGCAAGTTCAAATCGGAAGTTCCTGTCCATGACAGATGATCCGAAACAATAAAAGGCTCTACGCGTTCAATCAGCTCGCGAAGTTTTTGCAGATAATCCAGACGAATTCCCGCAGGGGATCCGATGTTCATGGAGATGCCGTGCAAAGCGACGGGATAGTCCTGCCGAATTTTTTGCAGCATCTCGATCGGGCGACCGCGCGAATTCATATAACTTTCCGAAGTCGCCTCAAACCACGCGACTTCGGTGGCAGGCCGTTGTTCTAAATAAGTATAATGGG
This region of Bdellovibrio sp. 22V genomic DNA includes:
- a CDS encoding DUF692 domain-containing protein; translation: MHPSSFTHKVGLGLRPPHYTYLEQRPATEVAWFEATSESYMNSRGRPIEMLQKIRQDYPVALHGISMNIGSPAGIRLDYLQKLRELIERVEPFIVSDHLSWTGTSDLNLHDLLPLPFTEDSVETLVSNIDFVQNFLRRPLILENVSTYISYRKNEMDEWDFVSEVSKRSGCGLLLDINNVYVNSYNHGFDPQYYLNHIPMDRVAQIHLAGPTDYGGYLFDTHSTEIPDKVWDFFKLIAPRIRHLPVLIERDEDIPDFRELETEVMKAVYILENSYDSERNAEPV